A genomic window from Stigmatopora argus isolate UIUO_Sarg chromosome 13, RoL_Sarg_1.0, whole genome shotgun sequence includes:
- the LOC144086899 gene encoding NAD(P)H dehydrogenase [quinone] 1-like isoform X1 → MASAAKKVFIVYAHQSPGSFNSAAKDVAVEVLTAQGHTVKVSDLYAMKFKASTTAEDIIGEGEVKQTEPFSYPKETKTAWENGKLSADITEEQCKLSEADLIIFQFPMYWFGLPAILKGWIDRVLTPGYAHSKEKRFSQGVFKDKKAVLSFTTGSQESMFSANGINGDMNVTLWPIQNGILHYCGFQVLPPQIFWAPARLPQEGSAAMLQAWRGRLDALMVEAPLCFTPMDCFDSEKGFQLKKEVQEKQADKKVGLTVGIHMGMPVPPNNQMMAGV, encoded by the exons ATGG CATCGGCAGCAAAGAAAGTGTTCATCGTGTATGCCCACCAGAGTCCGGGCTCTTTCAATTCTGCTGCCAAGGATGTCGCTGTGGAAGTTTTGACTGCTCAAGGCCACACTGTCAAAGTGTCTGACCTATATGCCATGAAGTTTAAAGCGAGTACTACAGCTGAGGACATCATTGGTGAGG GTGAAGTCAAGCAGACTGAGCCATTCAGTTATCCTAAGGAGACCAAAACTGCGTGGGAGAATGGAAAACTGTCTGCTGACATCACTGAGGAGCAATGTAAACTTTCAGAAGCTGATCTCATCATCTTCCAA TTCCCCATGTACTGGTTCGGTCTGCCTGCCATCCTGAAGGGTTGGATCGACCGTGTGCTTACTCCTGGCTATGCTCACTCCAAAGAGAAGCGCTTCAGTCAGGGTGTCTTTAAG GACAAAAAGGCTGTTCTGTCATTCACCACTGGCTCTCAGGAATCAATGTTCAGTGCTAATGGTATCAATGGAGACATGAATGTAACACTTTGGCCAATTCAG AACGGCATCCTGCACTATTGTGGCTTTCAAGTTTTGCCGCCACAAATTTTCTGGGCTCCAGCTCGTCTGCCCCAGGAGGGCAGTGCTGCCATGTTGCAGGCCTGGCGTGGTCGCCTAGATGCTCTTATGGTTGAAGCCCCCCTGTGTTTCACACCCATGGACTGCTTTGATAGTGAGAAGGGCTTCCAGCTCAAGAAAGAGGTCCAGGAGAAGCAGGCTGACAAGAAAGTTGGGCTCACAGTGGGAATTCACATGGGAATGCCGGTTCCACCAAACAATCAGATGATGGCTGGTGTCTGA
- the LOC144086899 gene encoding NAD(P)H dehydrogenase [quinone] 1-like isoform X2, with the protein MASAAKKVFIVYAHQSPGSFNSAAKDVAVEVLTAQGHTVKVSDLYAMKFKASTTAEDIIGEVKQTEPFSYPKETKTAWENGKLSADITEEQCKLSEADLIIFQFPMYWFGLPAILKGWIDRVLTPGYAHSKEKRFSQGVFKDKKAVLSFTTGSQESMFSANGINGDMNVTLWPIQNGILHYCGFQVLPPQIFWAPARLPQEGSAAMLQAWRGRLDALMVEAPLCFTPMDCFDSEKGFQLKKEVQEKQADKKVGLTVGIHMGMPVPPNNQMMAGV; encoded by the exons ATGG CATCGGCAGCAAAGAAAGTGTTCATCGTGTATGCCCACCAGAGTCCGGGCTCTTTCAATTCTGCTGCCAAGGATGTCGCTGTGGAAGTTTTGACTGCTCAAGGCCACACTGTCAAAGTGTCTGACCTATATGCCATGAAGTTTAAAGCGAGTACTACAGCTGAGGACATCATTG GTGAAGTCAAGCAGACTGAGCCATTCAGTTATCCTAAGGAGACCAAAACTGCGTGGGAGAATGGAAAACTGTCTGCTGACATCACTGAGGAGCAATGTAAACTTTCAGAAGCTGATCTCATCATCTTCCAA TTCCCCATGTACTGGTTCGGTCTGCCTGCCATCCTGAAGGGTTGGATCGACCGTGTGCTTACTCCTGGCTATGCTCACTCCAAAGAGAAGCGCTTCAGTCAGGGTGTCTTTAAG GACAAAAAGGCTGTTCTGTCATTCACCACTGGCTCTCAGGAATCAATGTTCAGTGCTAATGGTATCAATGGAGACATGAATGTAACACTTTGGCCAATTCAG AACGGCATCCTGCACTATTGTGGCTTTCAAGTTTTGCCGCCACAAATTTTCTGGGCTCCAGCTCGTCTGCCCCAGGAGGGCAGTGCTGCCATGTTGCAGGCCTGGCGTGGTCGCCTAGATGCTCTTATGGTTGAAGCCCCCCTGTGTTTCACACCCATGGACTGCTTTGATAGTGAGAAGGGCTTCCAGCTCAAGAAAGAGGTCCAGGAGAAGCAGGCTGACAAGAAAGTTGGGCTCACAGTGGGAATTCACATGGGAATGCCGGTTCCACCAAACAATCAGATGATGGCTGGTGTCTGA